A DNA window from Brassica napus cultivar Da-Ae chromosome A4, Da-Ae, whole genome shotgun sequence contains the following coding sequences:
- the LOC106391025 gene encoding probable ribosome biogenesis protein RLP24 → MRLVKCWFCSSTIYPGHGIQFVRNDAKIFRFCRSKCHKNFKMKRNPRKVKWTKAYRAAHGKDMTQDKTFEFEKKRNRPERYDRNVTEDTLKAIKKIDKIRSTREAEHINKRLKPNKQKIFKSAITELDQHISLIKAPGSQQQDSEKMKVLVSSNKSVQNEAMEE, encoded by the exons ATGAGATTGGTCAAGTGTTGGTTTTGCTCTTCTACGATATATCCTGGACATGGTATTCAGTTTGTCCGCAACGATGCAAAG ATTTTCCGGTTCTGTAGGTCTAAATGTCACAAGAACTTCAAGATGAAGAGGAACCCTCGTAAGGTCAAGTGGACTAAAGCCTACAGAGCTGCACACGGGAAGGACATGACTCAG GATAAAACTTTTGAgtttgagaagaagagaaacaggCCCGAGAGGTATGATAGGAACGTTACAGAGGATACTCTCAAGGCcattaagaagattgataagatCAGAAGCACTAGAGAAGCTGAACACATCAATAAGAG GTTGAAGCCTAACAAACAGAAGATATTCAAGAGTGCAATCACTGAGTTAGATCAGCACATTAGTTTGATCAAGGCACCAGGTTCTCAGCAACAAGATTCAGAGAAGATGAAAGTTTTGGTCTCCAGCAACAAGTCTGTTCAAAACGAAGCCATGGAAGAGTGA